ACGCACAAGGGCCCTGGCTGGGTTCCTGCGGGGCGGTCCCGGATAGGCTCGGCGGTGTGGAATCCGGGACTTCAGTGAGTCGGCAGCAGCGCAGGCCTTGGATTGTCGGGGTCTCGGGCGCTTCGGGTACCCCGTTCGCGGCTTCCGTCCTGCGCGGTCTGCTGGCCGCGGGGGAGGACGTCGATCTGGTCGTCAGCCGGGCCTCGCGGCTGACCCTGCTGGACGAGACGGGCATCGCCTTCCGGGACGCGCACCGGCGCGAGGACCTGGGGGCGTGGCTGGCGCGGGGCGCCGACGGCAAGCCGGACACCTTCGCCGTCCGGGACGCGGAGCTGGACCGGGTGCGGCACTGGGCGGCCGGCGACCTGGCGGCGGGGCCGTCCTCGGGGTCGTACCCGGCGAAGGGGATGCTGATCGTCCCGGCGTCCACGGCCTGTGTGGCCGGGGTGGCGCTGGGGCTCTCCAAGGACCTGCTGCAACGGGCGGCGAGTGTGACGCTCAAGGAGCGGCGGACGCTGGTGGTCGCCGTACGGGAGACACCGCTCAGCGGGGCCACGCTGAAGCAGATGGTGGCGCTGGACGAGGCGGGCGCGGTGGTGCTGCCCGCCTCACCGGCGTTCTACGCGGGCGCGACGCACATCCAGGACCTGGTGGACTTCGTCGCGGGGCGGGTGCTGGACGCGGCGGATGTGCCGCACCGGCTGTACCGCCGCTGGGAGGGGGAGCTCGGGGCCGGCGCCCGGGAGAGTTCCCCGGGCGCCCCCTAGAGGAGGTGTCAGCGCTTCTTCGCGCGGGACCGCGAGGTGCGGGCGCGCTCGGCGGGGCGGGCGGCGGCCGGCTGGTGGGCACGCGAGCGGTTGGCCAGGTCCTGCAGCTCCCGCATCCGGGCGTAGGCCATCTCGATCGTGTACACGGTGTCGTTCACTCCTGAAGATTCGAAAGCGTTTTTCAACTGGCTGGGCAGATTTGCAGGGTCTGAACCCTGTTACGCCTTAGATTCTACATGTAAACTCGCGGGACTGCTGAGTAATGGAAGGTTTCAGTCATATGGACGCGGTGGACAGGCAGCTCATCCAGGCACTCAGGGAGAACGGCAGGGCCTCGTACGCCGAGCTGGGGCGGCTCGTCGGGCTCTCCGGACCCAGCGTCACCGACCGCATCAACCGGCTGGAAACCGCCGGTGTCATCACCGGCTACCGCGCGACCGTGGACGCGGCCTCGCTGGGCCTCGGTGTCACCGCGCTCATCGGCATCTCGCTCTCCGACGCCGCCGACCACGAGGACGTCGCCCACCGGCTGAAGGACCTCGCCGAGATCGAGGACTGCTGGTTCATCGCCGGCGACGACTCCTTCATGCTCAAGGTCCGGGTCGGTGACGTGGACGGGCTGGAGCGGACCATCCGCAGGCTCAGCGGCACGCGAGGGGTCTCCCGGACCCGTACGACGGTCGTGCTCTCCACCAAATGGGAGAACAGGGTCGGGGAGCTCCCCGAGGAGTCCTGACCGCGGGCGGCGGGCGTGGTGCTTTCGTCCGGAAGGCGGGGGAGTACGGTGGGCTGCCGGAACATGTCGTACGGAGATAGGGGAGGCGCCCTAGTGGACGCGGGACTCAAGCGCGAGCTGGAGGAGAAGGTCCGGGCGGGCGAGCGGCTCACCCGCGAGGACGGGATCGCGCTCTACGAGTCCGACGACCTGGCGTGGCTCGGCGGACTGGCCCACGAGGTGCGGACGCGGAAGAACGGCGACGTCGTCCACTTCAACGTCAACCGCCACCTCAACATGACGAACGTGTGCACCGCGTCCTGCGCCTACTGCTCGTTCCAGCGCAAGCCGGGCGAGAAGGACGCGTACACGATGCGCATCGAGGAGGCCGTCCGCCTCGCCAAGG
This DNA window, taken from Streptomyces nitrosporeus, encodes the following:
- a CDS encoding UbiX family flavin prenyltransferase, giving the protein MSRQQRRPWIVGVSGASGTPFAASVLRGLLAAGEDVDLVVSRASRLTLLDETGIAFRDAHRREDLGAWLARGADGKPDTFAVRDAELDRVRHWAAGDLAAGPSSGSYPAKGMLIVPASTACVAGVALGLSKDLLQRAASVTLKERRTLVVAVRETPLSGATLKQMVALDEAGAVVLPASPAFYAGATHIQDLVDFVAGRVLDAADVPHRLYRRWEGELGAGARESSPGAP
- a CDS encoding Lrp/AsnC family transcriptional regulator — translated: MDAVDRQLIQALRENGRASYAELGRLVGLSGPSVTDRINRLETAGVITGYRATVDAASLGLGVTALIGISLSDAADHEDVAHRLKDLAEIEDCWFIAGDDSFMLKVRVGDVDGLERTIRRLSGTRGVSRTRTTVVLSTKWENRVGELPEES